In Pseudoalteromonas carrageenovora IAM 12662, the following proteins share a genomic window:
- the putP gene encoding sodium/proline symporter PutP — METGMIISLALYFIVMLGIGLYAYKQSTSDVSGYMLGGRSLSPSVAALSAGASDMSGWILMGLPGAMFVTGFSSTWIAIGLVIGAWLNYLLVAPRLRVYTEKANDSITIPDCFSNRFNDKSNLLRVVSAVVIIVFFTLYTSSGVVAGGKLFESSFGLSYEMGLYITTGVVVLYTLFGGFLAVSLTDFVQGCIMFVALILVPTVAYSLLEQPLESTLHSVNPDMLNWIGAGSALGIISAMAWGLGYFGQPHIIVRFMSVRSVKDMPTARRIGMTWMIVAAIGAVGTGLFGAAYTYENNIVVDDPETIFLILSELLFHPLIAGFLLAAILAAIMSTISSQLLVSSSSLTEDFYKTFLRKEASDTELVTVGRISVAAVAMCAIYLAYDRDSSILSLVSNAWAGFGAAFGPLVLFSLYWKRMNFEGALAGMLVGAGTVLVWIYSPFTIDGQSLSSYMYEIVPGFILASIAIVVVSLATKEPEQNITALFDEVEKEL; from the coding sequence TTGGAAACAGGAATGATTATTTCACTAGCGTTATACTTTATTGTAATGTTAGGTATCGGACTATATGCATATAAACAATCTACAAGTGATGTCTCTGGTTATATGTTAGGTGGACGAAGTCTTTCACCAAGTGTTGCGGCGCTATCAGCTGGTGCGTCAGACATGAGTGGTTGGATTTTAATGGGTCTACCTGGCGCGATGTTTGTTACTGGCTTTAGCAGTACCTGGATTGCTATAGGGCTTGTAATTGGCGCTTGGCTTAACTATCTGTTAGTTGCACCTAGATTGCGTGTATACACAGAAAAAGCTAACGACTCTATCACCATCCCGGATTGCTTCTCAAACCGTTTTAACGACAAATCTAACTTGCTACGTGTTGTATCTGCCGTGGTAATTATTGTTTTCTTTACTCTTTATACTTCGTCAGGTGTTGTGGCCGGCGGTAAATTATTTGAAAGTTCATTTGGTTTAAGTTACGAGATGGGCCTCTATATCACAACAGGTGTTGTGGTTTTGTACACTTTATTTGGCGGCTTCTTAGCTGTGAGCTTAACTGACTTTGTGCAAGGTTGTATCATGTTTGTTGCACTTATTTTAGTGCCAACGGTTGCATACTCTTTATTAGAACAACCACTTGAGTCTACCTTACACAGCGTAAATCCAGATATGCTTAACTGGATAGGCGCGGGCTCTGCATTAGGTATTATTTCGGCAATGGCTTGGGGTTTAGGCTACTTTGGTCAGCCACATATTATTGTTCGCTTTATGTCTGTGCGCAGCGTTAAAGATATGCCAACAGCACGCCGTATTGGTATGACGTGGATGATAGTTGCCGCTATCGGAGCTGTAGGCACTGGTTTATTTGGTGCAGCTTATACATACGAAAATAACATTGTGGTTGATGATCCTGAGACAATTTTCTTAATTCTTTCAGAGCTTTTATTCCACCCATTAATTGCTGGCTTTTTACTAGCTGCAATTTTAGCTGCAATTATGAGTACAATTTCTTCACAATTACTGGTTAGTTCAAGCTCTTTAACTGAGGATTTTTACAAAACATTTCTGCGCAAAGAAGCAAGTGATACAGAGCTTGTAACTGTTGGTCGTATTAGTGTTGCAGCTGTTGCTATGTGTGCAATTTACCTTGCATATGACAGGGATAGCTCAATCTTAAGCTTAGTAAGTAACGCGTGGGCGGGCTTTGGTGCTGCATTTGGTCCACTTGTGTTATTTAGCCTGTACTGGAAGCGTATGAACTTTGAAGGTGCGCTAGCGGGTATGTTAGTAGGTGCCGGAACAGTATTGGTTTGGATATATTCTCCATTTACTATTGATGGACAAAGCTTGAGCAGCTACATGTACGAAATTGTACCTGGCTTTATTTTAGCAAGTATTGCGATTGTTGTTGTTAGCTTAGCGACCAAAGAGCCAGAGCAAAACATCACCGCTTTATTTGATGAAGTTGAAAAAGAGCTTTAA